TTTTCATGGGCGAGACCCTGGTGGCCCTGGAAAAATTCCGCGGCAACCTCCGGGTGCTGGAAGGGCAGGTGAGCGCCGTCTCCCAGGCCGTGCGCCGCGCGGCCGACCAGACTGCCCACCAGGATCTGCTCATGATCCAGTACGGCGCCATGACCGCGGTGGTGCTGGGCATCCTCATGGCCGTGGGCATCGGGCGGGGCATCGTCAGACCCTTGAGCAACGTGGTGCAGGCGGCGGACGCCATCGCCACCGGGGACCTGCATCCCGCCATCGGGGATACGGTCCGCAAGGACGAGGTGGGCATGCTGGCCAAGGCCTTTCAGCGCATGATCACCTCCCTGCAGCAGATGGCCGGCGTCATGGAAGGCATTGCCGCGGGCGACCTGCGGCAGGAAGTGCCCGTGCGTTCCAACAAGGACGAGTTCGGCGCCAGCCTGCGGACTATGGGCCGCAACCTGCGCGAGATGACAGAACAGATCCAGCACGCCATGAACACCCTGGGGGCATCCATCAGTCAGATTTCCGTCACCACGGCGGAACTCTCCTCCAGCGCCGCGGAAACCGCCGCGGCCATGAGCGAAACCACCGCCACGGTGGAGGAGGTCCGGCAGACGGCCTCCCTCACCAACCAGAAAGCCCGCGGCGTGTCCGAACGCTCCAAGGAGGCCGTGCGCGTGGCCCTGGAAGGCAAGGCTGCCACGGACGCCGTGTTCCAGGCCATGGCCCAGATTCGGGAGAAGATGGATTCCATTGCCCAGGGCATCATCGCGCTTTCGGAAAAAAGCCAGCGTATCGGCGATATCATCCTGGCGGTGAACGATCTGGCGGATCAATCCAACGTGCTGGCCGTGAACGCTTCCATCGAGGCCTCCCGGGCCGGGGAAGAGGGCCGCGGCTTTGCCGTGGTGGCTCGCGAGATTCGCAGCCTTGCCGAGCAGTCCAAGCAGTCCACGGCGGAAATCCGCGGCATTCTGGAAGAGATCCGCAAGGCCACCACCTCCGCCGTGCTCAGCACCGAGGAAGGCGGCAAGGCCGTGGCCCGCGGGGAAACCCAGGTGGCCCAGGCGGCCCAGTCCATCCAGGGACTGGTGGAAGTGGCCAGCAAGGATGCCCAGGCCGCGGCGCAGATTGCCGCGTCCAGTCAGGAAGAACTGGCCGGCATGGAGCAGGTGGCCCAGGCCATGGAGAGCATCCGCCAGGCCTCGGACCAGAATGTGGAAAGCGCCCGCCAGCTCGACCAGTCCCTCCATGCCCTGGGAACCCTGGCAAACGAGCTGACGGCCCTGCTGTCCCTGTACAAAATCTGAGCGCGGACACCTCCCCATATGGACGACGCACGCTTTTTCCAGAAACTCCGGGCCGCATTTCAGGCGGAGGCCGCCGAGCGCATCGTCGCCATGGAGGCGGCCCTGGACGTGCTGGAAGAAGCCCTGGCCTTGCCGGATTACCGCCAGCATCCCGAGGCCGTCCAGCGGCTGGATGGCATGTACCGGGAGCTGCACAGCCTCAAGGGCGCGGGGCGGACGGTGGATCTGCCCCTGCTGGAGGCCCTGTGCCAGGGGCTGGAATCCAGCGTCTGGCGCATCAAACGCGGCGAATCTCCGTTGGAGTTCCGGCTGATCCAGCTGCTGCGCGAGGCTGTGGTCCTCATCCGCACCATGACGGCTGCGGCGGCCGCCGGCACGGCTGGTCCTTCCGCTGGCACGGTGGAGACCTTTTTGCGCCGCCTGGACGGCGAGCCCGCCCAGTCACCTGCCCAGTCACCTGCCCCGCCGCCTGCCGAACGCCCGGACACGCCGGCATCAGCGACCCCTCCTTCATCCACGCCTGCGGAAGCGAACTGCCCGGAACCGCCCCCGTCGTGCCCGGGGCTGGAGTCGCATACCGTGCGCCTGCCCACGGCGGCCCTGGAAGGCCTGCTGGGGCAGGTGGAAGGATTGCTGACCTCCAAGAACGCTGCCGCATTGCATGCGACCCAGGCGCGGGCCCTGCAGGAAGGCCTGGCCGCCTGCCTGCGCACACAGCAGGGCGACAGCGCCATGGTTCTGGAAGGCCTGGTCCGGGAGAGTCGGACCCTGGCCAAGTCCCTGGCGAGGCATCATCGCATCATCGCCACCGTGGTGGATGAGCTGTTGGAATCCATTACCCAGACCCTGCTGCTGCCGTGGGATGCCCTGCTGGAAGGCTATCCGCGCATGGTGCAGGATATCGCCGCCTCCCAGGGCAAGCAGGTGCAGCTGACGGTGCAGGGGGCAGATGCCTCCATCGACCGCCGCATCCTGGAGCAGTTGGGCGACGCCTTTTTGCATCTGCTGCGCAACGCCGTGGATCATGGCATCGAATCCCCCACCGAACGGGAGGCCGCAGGCAAGCCGGGTCAGGGGCGCATCGACATTCGTATTGAGGTCCTCGGCGGCGATCGCACCCGCATCGTCATCGTTGACGATGGCCGGGGCGTGGACTGCGAGGCCGTGCGCCGCAAGGCCGTGCAGCGCGGCATGTACACGCCAGAAGACGCCGCCCTGCTGGATACGCCGGCCCTGCTGGACCTCATCTGGCGGCCGGAGTTCAGCACCCGGGATCATGTGGATCACATTTCCGGCCGCGGGCTGGGCATGAACATTGTCAGGGAAAAGCTCGAACGCGTGGGTGGCAATGCCCAGCTGCGCACCACGCCCGGTCAGGGCAGCGTGGTCACCCTGCATCTGCCGCTTTCCCTCATGCGCTTCGAAGGCTTGGTGGTGGCCTGCGGCGGCCGGCGATTCATCGTGCGCAAGGGCGAGGTGCACCGCGTGGTGCAGGCGGCGGGCACGGTGTGCGGGTCTGGGGCAGGGGGCATGCTGGTGACCGAGGGCTCCTTCATCCAGGTGGCGGCCATGGCCCGCCTGCTGGGGCTGGACATTGCCGCAGGCACGGACGATGCCGCCATCCGCCGTCCCGTGCTCATTGCCGGGGAAACAGGCGAGCCGGACGCCAGCGCCACGGGCAGCGCGGAGACCGGCCCCCTGGGGCTGATGGTGGATGCCATCCTGGGCGAGGCGGACGTGACCCTGCGCAGCCTGGGGCCGCAGCTGACCGGGTTGCGCGGCGTGCGCGGCGTGGTGCTCCTGGGAGATGGCGAACTGGTGCCCGTGCTCGATGTGGCGGACTTGCGCCAGATGGCCCGCACTGCTGCCGCCGGTCCCAGAGCCAAGCCGGAATCCGGCCGGTCCCGCGCAGCACGACGGCCGCGCCGCGTCCTGGTGGCCGAGGATTCCATCACCTCCCGCATGCTGCTCAAAAACGTGCTGGAAACCGCCGGCTATGTGGTGCTCACCGCGGTGGACGGGCAGGAAGCCCTTGTCAAACTGCAGCACGCCGCCGCGCATGATGCTCGTGGACCTCGTGGCCGCCAGCCGGCCGATGCCGGGGAAGGCATGCTGGACGCCCTGGTGAGCGATGTGGAAATGCCGCGCATGGACGGCCTGGAGCTGGTGCGCCGCATCCGGGCGGATGCCGCCCTGGCCCGGCTCCCGGTGGTGCTGGTCACCTCCCTGGCAGATCCTGTCCATCAGGAGGCCGGCATGCAGGCCGGGGCAGATGCGTACATCGTCAAAAGCCGTTTCGACCAAAGCGATCTGCTGCAAACCCTTTCCAGGCTGCTGCCAACTGCCTGAGCCAGCCCGCGAGGACACTGCCCATGAACGCTTTGCATACAGCAGCGCCGCCCGACGAGCCCGAGGACATCCGCGTCCTGGTGGTGGACGACTCCGCCTGCGTCCGTGAGGCCCTGTGCGAGATGCTGGAACGCGACAGGCGCATGAAGGTGGTGGGTCAGGCTGCCAGCGGCATCGAGGCCCTGGCTCAGGTCAAGGCCTTGCGTCCGGATGTGGTGACCATGGATTTTCAAATGCCGGACATGAACGGTATCGAGGCCACCCGGCGCATCATGGAGGAATGCCCCACGCCCATCGTCCTGGTGAGCGCAGTCCTCAACCCGCAGGAGACGTCCACCCTGTTCCTGGCCCTGGATGCCGGAGCCCTGACCCTGCTGGAAAAGCCGCGCCTGGGCAATGCCGGCTGCGACGCGTCCGTTGCCCATCTGGTGGAAACCGTGCGCCTGATGAGCGAAGTGAAAGTGGTGCGACGCCTCCGGCGCGCTCCCCTGACGCCTCCCGTGTCGGAGGCAGGCAGCCCGGGAACCGCCGCGGCGGGCAAGAGCGGTGCTGCCGGTGCGGCAGCCCAGGACTCCGCGACGCATCTGCCCTACGAAATTCTATGCATCGGTGCGTCCACCGGTGGTCCCCAGGCTCTGGAACAGCTCCTCGCCGGGCTGGATCCGGCCTTCCCCTGGCCCGTACTGGTGGTGCAGCACATCGCCTCCGGCTTTCTGCAAGGGCTGGTGACCTGGCTCAATCAGACGTCCCGTCTGCCGGTGCGCATCGCCACGCCGGGGCAGCTCCTGCAGCAGGGAGTGGTCTATTTTGCCCCGGACAAGCGGCACATGAATCTCACCCGATCCATGAGCATCGCCCTGGAGGATTCCCCGCCCGAAGAAAGCGTCAAACCCTCGGTGAACAAGCTCTTTCGTTCCTGCGCCGCCGTGTTCGGCAGGCGCGGGGTGGGCGTGCTGCTGACGGGCATGGGCCGCGATGGCGC
This sequence is a window from Megalodesulfovibrio gigas DSM 1382 = ATCC 19364. Protein-coding genes within it:
- a CDS encoding methyl-accepting chemotaxis protein; translation: MMQWKNLSIGSKLAVGFGTVLLLLVLLGFRAVRGTEEVLEGMHSVTDAVMDIYLLKVNETSHLAWSTEVAQGLILEDMEQVAAQADHTQCEFGKWYYGPERKVLETEHPELVDSIASLDAPHKAMHHSLTEMKELYRRDGAAAMPRVRQIFMGETLVALEKFRGNLRVLEGQVSAVSQAVRRAADQTAHQDLLMIQYGAMTAVVLGILMAVGIGRGIVRPLSNVVQAADAIATGDLHPAIGDTVRKDEVGMLAKAFQRMITSLQQMAGVMEGIAAGDLRQEVPVRSNKDEFGASLRTMGRNLREMTEQIQHAMNTLGASISQISVTTAELSSSAAETAAAMSETTATVEEVRQTASLTNQKARGVSERSKEAVRVALEGKAATDAVFQAMAQIREKMDSIAQGIIALSEKSQRIGDIILAVNDLADQSNVLAVNASIEASRAGEEGRGFAVVAREIRSLAEQSKQSTAEIRGILEEIRKATTSAVLSTEEGGKAVARGETQVAQAAQSIQGLVEVASKDAQAAAQIAASSQEELAGMEQVAQAMESIRQASDQNVESARQLDQSLHALGTLANELTALLSLYKI
- a CDS encoding hybrid sensor histidine kinase/response regulator encodes the protein MDDARFFQKLRAAFQAEAAERIVAMEAALDVLEEALALPDYRQHPEAVQRLDGMYRELHSLKGAGRTVDLPLLEALCQGLESSVWRIKRGESPLEFRLIQLLREAVVLIRTMTAAAAAGTAGPSAGTVETFLRRLDGEPAQSPAQSPAPPPAERPDTPASATPPSSTPAEANCPEPPPSCPGLESHTVRLPTAALEGLLGQVEGLLTSKNAAALHATQARALQEGLAACLRTQQGDSAMVLEGLVRESRTLAKSLARHHRIIATVVDELLESITQTLLLPWDALLEGYPRMVQDIAASQGKQVQLTVQGADASIDRRILEQLGDAFLHLLRNAVDHGIESPTEREAAGKPGQGRIDIRIEVLGGDRTRIVIVDDGRGVDCEAVRRKAVQRGMYTPEDAALLDTPALLDLIWRPEFSTRDHVDHISGRGLGMNIVREKLERVGGNAQLRTTPGQGSVVTLHLPLSLMRFEGLVVACGGRRFIVRKGEVHRVVQAAGTVCGSGAGGMLVTEGSFIQVAAMARLLGLDIAAGTDDAAIRRPVLIAGETGEPDASATGSAETGPLGLMVDAILGEADVTLRSLGPQLTGLRGVRGVVLLGDGELVPVLDVADLRQMARTAAAGPRAKPESGRSRAARRPRRVLVAEDSITSRMLLKNVLETAGYVVLTAVDGQEALVKLQHAAAHDARGPRGRQPADAGEGMLDALVSDVEMPRMDGLELVRRIRADAALARLPVVLVTSLADPVHQEAGMQAGADAYIVKSRFDQSDLLQTLSRLLPTA
- the cheB gene encoding chemotaxis-specific protein-glutamate methyltransferase CheB — its product is MNALHTAAPPDEPEDIRVLVVDDSACVREALCEMLERDRRMKVVGQAASGIEALAQVKALRPDVVTMDFQMPDMNGIEATRRIMEECPTPIVLVSAVLNPQETSTLFLALDAGALTLLEKPRLGNAGCDASVAHLVETVRLMSEVKVVRRLRRAPLTPPVSEAGSPGTAAAGKSGAAGAAAQDSATHLPYEILCIGASTGGPQALEQLLAGLDPAFPWPVLVVQHIASGFLQGLVTWLNQTSRLPVRIATPGQLLQQGVVYFAPDKRHMNLTRSMSIALEDSPPEESVKPSVNKLFRSCAAVFGRRGVGVLLTGMGRDGAAGLQAMKRSGAMTIVQDEASCIVFGMPGQAVKLGAATKVLPLQSIAGFLNWLALGRSTPSHAA